A single Lactuca sativa cultivar Salinas chromosome 8, Lsat_Salinas_v11, whole genome shotgun sequence DNA region contains:
- the LOC111918375 gene encoding mitochondrial-processing peptidase subunit alpha, with product MYRAAASKIRIVKGHGGNRTLTRFASSSAVAAKSSSGGIFSWFTGGSSSSLPPLDFPLKGIELPSSLPDHVETGKTKITTLSNGVRIASETSANPAASIGLYVNSGSMYETPISFGATHLLERMAFKSTANRSHLRVVREVEAIGGNVTASASREQMGYTYDALKTYLPQMVELLVDSARNQVFLDWEVKEQIQKVKAEISEYANNPETLLLEAIHSAGYSGALANPLLASEGSLNRLNSSILEEFVAANYTAPRIVLAASGVEHEELLKYAEPLLSDLPGGAHVEEPKSVYVGGDHRVMADTGRTSFALAFELPGGWLNVKDAMTLTVLQMLMGGGGSFSAGGPGKGMYSRLYLRVLNEYPDIHSFSAFNSIYNNTAIFGIQATTSSEFASKAIDVAAKELIAVATNGEVNQVQLDRAKQSTKSAILMNLESRMVASEDIGRQILTYGERKPVEFFLKAVDEVSAKDIASITQSLLSSPLTMASHGDVINVPTYDSVSSKFH from the exons ATGTATCGCGCTGCTGCCTCGAAAATCAGAATCGTCAAG GGCCATGGGGGAAACAGGACCCTGACCAGGTTTGCAAGTTCAAGTGCAGTTGCAGCCAAATCATCTTCAGGGGGTATCTTTAGTTGGTTTACAGGAGGAAGCTCTTCCAGCCTCCCTCCTCTAGACTTTCCACTTAAGGGCATTGAACTCCCATCCTCTTTACCTGATCATGTTGAAACCGGAAAGACCAAAATCACAACCCTCTCAAATGGAGTCAGAATTGCCTCTGAAACTTCAGCA AATCCTGCAGCTTCCATTGGGCTGTATGTGAATTCTGGCTCAATGTATGAAACACCAATTTCATTTGGAGCCACACATCTTCTAGAACGAATGGCATTCAAAAGCACAGCAAACAGAAGCCACTTGAGAGTTGTGAGAGAAGTGGAAGCCATTGGTGGCAATGTTACAGCTTCTGCTTCTAGGGAGCAAATGGGTTACACTTATGATGCTTTAAAGACTTATCTTCCTCAAATGGTGGAGTTACTTGTTGACTCTGCAAGGAATCAAGTTTTCTTGGATTGGGAAGTCAAAGAGCAG ATCCAGAAAGTGAAAGCTGAGATCAGTGAATATGCTAACAATCCAGAAACCTTGCTGTTAGAGGCGATTCATTCTGCTGGATATTCTGGTGCATTAGCCAATCCTCTTCTTGCATCTGAAGGCTCATTAAACAGATTAAACAGTTCCATATTGGAAGAATTTGTAGCT GCAAATTACACTGCTCCTAGGATTGTACTTGCTGCATCAGGTGTTGAACATGAGGAATTGTTGAAATATGCAGAGCCTCTTCTGTCTGATTTGCCAGGTGGCGCACATGTTGAGGAGCCAAAGTCGGTTTATGTTGGAGGTGATCATCGTGTTATGGCTGATACaggg AGAACTAGTTTTGCCCTTGCTTTTGAACTTCCTGGTGGCTGGCTTAACGTGAAGGATGCCATGACTTTGACAGTTCTTCAG atGCTGATGGGAGGAGGTGGATCTTTTTCAGCTGGGGGTCCTGGAAAAGGGATGTACTCACGACTTT ATCTTCGTGTGTTGAATGAGTACCCAGATATTCATTCATTTTCAGCATTCAACTCTATCTACAACAACACTGCCATTTTTGGAATCCAAGCTACCACT AGTTCTGAGTTTGCATCAAAAGCCATTGATGTAGCAGCTAAAGAGCTTATTGCAGTTGCCACTAATGGAGAAG tGAACCAGGTACAGCTGGATCGTGCTAAACAGTCAACCAAATCTGCCATTTTAATGAACTTGGAATCAAGA ATGGTTGCTTCAGAAGATATAGGCAGACAGATATTGACATATGGAGAGAG GAAACCAGTGGAGTTTTTCTTGAAGGCTGTGGATGAAGTGTCAGCAAAAGACATTGCTTCCATTACACAAAGTCTTCTTTCTTCCCCACTCACAATGGCTTCTCATGGAGATG TTATAAACGTACCGACATATGACTCGGTTAGCAGCAAATTCCATTAA